Proteins encoded within one genomic window of Rossellomorea vietnamensis:
- a CDS encoding AraC family transcriptional regulator: protein MTKNNSVHILNGTEIYKHFNTTKFLETESMIPFNEAMCYGETCTAIFSDEFNEMRSKVHHVTRDQYADITLKPLQPLFYENVDTIALWFDEDMFCQMNMLTILAWLDQREYKGAIDLHLVDHQYKPADEYSLEAKGYAALYDQVMIHHKMPETVELKPLYKGIELYLNYLKKDSELMLYIQKHRDVSAEKLVLLLIENFREYGLGDTQYLEMIEDSRQKNLFYGDEK, encoded by the coding sequence GTGACCAAAAATAATTCGGTCCACATCCTGAATGGAACAGAGATATACAAACACTTCAATACGACAAAATTTCTTGAAACAGAAAGCATGATTCCTTTCAACGAAGCTATGTGTTATGGAGAGACATGCACAGCTATATTTTCAGATGAGTTCAATGAGATGCGTTCGAAGGTTCATCATGTAACACGGGATCAATATGCTGACATAACGCTCAAGCCGTTGCAGCCACTTTTTTATGAAAATGTGGACACTATTGCCTTGTGGTTTGATGAAGATATGTTCTGTCAAATGAATATGCTGACGATACTCGCATGGCTGGATCAGAGGGAGTATAAAGGGGCGATTGACCTTCATCTTGTGGATCATCAGTATAAGCCCGCGGATGAGTATAGCTTAGAGGCGAAAGGGTATGCCGCTCTTTACGATCAAGTGATGATCCACCATAAAATGCCTGAGACTGTTGAGCTAAAACCTTTATATAAAGGTATTGAGCTATATTTGAATTACCTTAAGAAAGATAGTGAGCTTATGTTGTATATTCAAAAGCATCGGGACGTTTCGGCAGAGAAGCTGGTATTGCTGTTGATTGAGAATTTTAGAGAGTATGGGTTGGGGGATACGCAGTATTTGGAGATGATTGAGGATAGTAGGCAGAAAAATTTATTTTATGGAGACGAAAAGTAA
- a CDS encoding HAD hydrolase-like protein, with product MTQSLIFDMDGTLFQTDKILEASLDDAFERLRSEGKWDAETPIEKYREIMGVPLPKVWEVLLPDHSLEEREQTDAFFLERLIQNIRIGKGALYPHVQGIFSHLKDNDYSIYIASNGLIEYLNAIVDYYGLDQWASETFSIQHIESLNKSDLVRHIVDKHEMTSGAVVGDRLSDIHAAKDNGLLSIGCRFDFAREEELAQADVIIEDLLELKALFPAKKQGIK from the coding sequence ATGACACAATCACTCATTTTTGATATGGATGGAACACTCTTTCAAACAGACAAAATACTAGAAGCCTCTCTGGATGATGCCTTTGAACGATTACGGTCAGAGGGCAAGTGGGATGCGGAAACCCCGATTGAGAAATATCGGGAGATTATGGGTGTGCCTTTGCCAAAGGTATGGGAGGTACTGCTGCCTGACCATTCTCTTGAAGAAAGAGAGCAGACGGATGCCTTTTTCCTTGAGAGATTAATTCAGAATATAAGGATTGGAAAAGGGGCTCTCTATCCTCATGTTCAGGGGATTTTCAGCCATTTAAAAGATAATGATTACAGCATATACATAGCCAGTAATGGATTAATAGAATACTTAAACGCTATTGTCGATTATTATGGGTTGGACCAATGGGCATCGGAGACATTCAGTATTCAGCATATTGAATCTCTGAATAAATCAGATTTGGTCCGGCATATTGTGGATAAACACGAGATGACGAGTGGAGCTGTGGTAGGGGACCGGTTATCGGATATTCATGCGGCGAAGGACAATGGTTTACTTTCCATTGGTTGTCGTTTTGATTTTGCCCGGGAAGAGGAGCTTGCTCAGGCTGATGTGATCATTGAGGATTTACTGGAATTAAAAGCGCTGTTTCCTGCAAAAAAGCAAGGCATTAAATGA
- a CDS encoding VOC family protein encodes MNDKLLRVGTTYIPVGDVERSSEWYVTNLEAELNYKDVDKAILNLANQSIFLVRSKENESANFIDVHGKERFSLTFEVDGLEALENVRGNFIRRGVRVGEIEDRGHSGRNFVFYDVDGNTFDVWSELSPTFREKYLVSESK; translated from the coding sequence ATGAACGATAAATTATTAAGAGTAGGAACGACTTATATTCCAGTTGGTGACGTGGAACGTTCTTCGGAATGGTACGTAACGAATTTGGAGGCAGAATTAAACTACAAGGATGTAGATAAGGCTATTTTAAATCTTGCCAACCAAAGCATTTTTCTTGTTAGGTCAAAAGAAAACGAGAGTGCTAACTTTATAGATGTCCATGGTAAGGAACGCTTTTCTTTAACATTTGAAGTGGATGGATTAGAGGCTCTGGAAAATGTGCGTGGGAATTTTATTCGTCGTGGGGTGAGGGTTGGAGAGATTGAGGACAGGGGTCACTCTGGGAGGAATTTTGTTTTTTATGATGTGGATGGTAATACGTTTGATGTGTGGAGTGAACTTAGTCCGACATTCAGGGAGAAGTATTTGGTTTCGGAATCAAAGTGA
- a CDS encoding phosphotransferase enzyme family protein yields MLKLKYLFNNEDLAEMLVRNWECDGPSPDMFTTYRISSSATYSFQLNGKTQFLRFAPTSEKYLENLLAELDFISYLRSKEYGALEAVGSKDRKELMEVQTPWGDYYASVFNQVPGIPISETDLNNHIIFTYGKSLGKLHRLSSEYHPLQSERWPYCDVLTSIESILMDLPHETLALKETKLLQEYFKSIPRSKSNFGLIHYDFEYDNVFYDAQSQSCYVIDFDDAMYHWYVMDIERTLDSLQDCILPELFQEKKECFLDGYRTEFEIQDDMMALLPAFKRFADLYGYVRILKSTEDQWNHEPEWLVGLRGRLMEALKNKSRYFGMDL; encoded by the coding sequence ATGTTGAAGCTGAAATACCTTTTTAACAACGAAGACCTGGCAGAAATGCTGGTAAGGAATTGGGAATGTGATGGACCATCACCTGACATGTTCACAACCTACAGGATCTCATCGAGTGCTACTTATTCTTTTCAATTGAATGGCAAGACGCAGTTTCTCAGATTTGCCCCAACATCAGAGAAGTACTTGGAAAACCTTCTCGCGGAACTTGATTTTATTTCTTATCTTCGTTCAAAGGAGTATGGCGCACTAGAAGCTGTGGGTTCTAAAGACAGGAAAGAGCTTATGGAAGTTCAAACACCATGGGGGGACTATTATGCTTCCGTGTTCAACCAGGTACCAGGTATCCCGATTAGCGAGACCGATTTAAATAATCATATTATCTTCACTTATGGAAAATCATTAGGGAAACTTCATCGATTGTCCAGTGAGTATCATCCTCTTCAATCCGAGAGGTGGCCCTATTGCGATGTCCTCACTTCCATTGAGTCGATTCTGATGGATCTTCCTCATGAAACATTAGCGTTAAAAGAGACAAAGTTATTACAAGAGTATTTTAAGTCCATTCCTAGATCAAAGAGCAATTTTGGATTGATTCATTATGACTTTGAATACGACAATGTGTTTTATGATGCACAATCTCAATCTTGTTATGTCATAGATTTTGACGATGCGATGTATCATTGGTATGTGATGGACATTGAGCGGACACTTGATAGTTTGCAAGACTGCATTCTGCCTGAATTGTTCCAGGAGAAAAAAGAATGCTTCCTGGATGGGTATCGAACCGAATTTGAAATCCAGGATGATATGATGGCATTACTTCCGGCTTTCAAGAGGTTTGCCGATTTATACGGGTATGTACGTATTTTGAAATCAACAGAAGATCAGTGGAACCATGAACCGGAATGGTTAGTAGGCTTGAGAGGACGTTTAATGGAGGCATTGAAGAATAAATCAAGGTATTTCGGAATGGATTTATAA
- the mraY gene encoding phospho-N-acetylmuramoyl-pentapeptide-transferase has protein sequence MRDQLIPAIIAFVLVAALSPLFIALLRKLKLLQPIRKELPSNHQIKKGTPLMFGIILFIGIIVSLFFSPTPLMFFLAITYILFSFIGFLDDFWKASRQDPGGVSSRTKLIFQFLFTGTLLYYLMNEQGIDTTIGIYQDLSIDLPMALYLIVITLFVVGSANAINFTDGLDGLLGVVAIPTYFFFFMISDSSEVQLFCLVMIGCLLGFLIYNIFPARAFMGDTGSLAIGGSLSFLAVIEKVEILIPLLFFIYFAEQLSVILQVASFKSRGKRIFRMTPIHYHYGLKYGWGETTIVTAFGFVSWICTFICFAYWKFIL, from the coding sequence GTGAGAGATCAATTAATCCCGGCCATTATTGCTTTTGTTTTAGTCGCAGCTTTATCCCCTCTGTTCATTGCACTCTTAAGAAAATTAAAGCTCCTGCAACCGATACGAAAAGAGCTTCCTTCCAATCATCAGATTAAAAAGGGTACACCGCTAATGTTTGGAATCATTCTCTTTATCGGAATTATCGTCTCCTTATTTTTTTCACCTACGCCTCTGATGTTTTTCTTGGCCATTACCTACATTTTATTCAGCTTCATCGGCTTTTTGGATGATTTTTGGAAGGCATCCCGGCAAGATCCCGGCGGTGTTTCAAGTAGAACGAAGCTTATCTTCCAATTTCTATTTACGGGTACCCTGCTTTACTACTTGATGAATGAACAAGGTATAGATACTACCATCGGCATCTATCAAGATCTCTCTATTGATCTTCCAATGGCCTTATATCTCATTGTAATCACCTTATTTGTCGTCGGTTCTGCGAATGCAATTAATTTTACAGACGGATTGGACGGTCTTTTAGGAGTGGTCGCAATCCCTACCTATTTTTTCTTTTTTATGATTTCGGACAGTAGTGAGGTTCAGCTTTTTTGTTTAGTGATGATTGGCTGTTTACTCGGGTTTCTCATTTATAATATCTTTCCTGCCAGAGCTTTTATGGGGGATACAGGGTCATTGGCGATCGGGGGCTCCCTTTCATTTCTTGCGGTTATTGAAAAAGTTGAGATTCTCATTCCCCTGCTATTCTTTATCTACTTTGCTGAACAACTTTCGGTCATTCTCCAGGTTGCTTCATTTAAATCGAGGGGTAAGCGAATCTTCAGAATGACTCCGATTCATTATCATTACGGGTTAAAATATGGATGGGGTGAAACGACCATTGTGACTGCCTTTGGATTTGTTTCGTGGATTTGCACGTTTATCTGTTTTGCTTATTGGAAGTTTATTCTCTAG
- a CDS encoding efflux RND transporter permease subunit: MQALTNWVFRNKAAMTLFIIITLLIGIISYFRLPMEFLPEADNPQVTVVTLGQGYDAGSMTTNITEPVEQAVTSISGKTSILSTTGEGYSQVTINFDSKSDMKEAKNKVEEAIKGIQLPEGVGQPQISQLNTSMIPISQVSVTFNDGLTKKNLDLVNDEFKPLFENKGSLSQVSIAGENSPRVQINLDHDKLEKLHIPVNAVMGVLQGQDVSASAGSTTIDGQKSTINVTDNLTSVDALKNLPVPLQVPNAPVVQLKDIATVEKVKPVNTITRVNGKEALAFVLFKESDASAVTAGEDVKDTVDQINKDYDGVEATALFTTGDMVENSVNTMVREVALGALFATLVILLFLRKFKPTLITVVSIPLSLCITLFLLWLSGVTLNILTLGGVAVAVGRLVDDSIVVVENIFRRSQNEKLSKQNVLLATKEVSRAITSSTLITVAVFLPMGLVNGSLKAFLLPFGLTVTYSLLASLLVAVTVVPLLSRGMLKNTTLPKHNTPHRYVNVLRWSLNHKWVPILLAILVFGGSIALYITLPKAATSANDASFVAVTMEFPSDTPEDTIKGRTTEFEDKLAGFEGYDYLITQYGASEENAQYGAVSDPDTAVYTVILKEGADAESFIKKVNDTKKNEKDVKITASPSSIFGGSSNSSITYDVVGNDTNELLTTSKTIMDKIKDVDGVKKVSSNQEKTSPVFTVNVNTEKANAQQTAMQIRSLLNPQPIGAINLDDVTTPVFLDAGVNPESTSDLKDLTIATNSGIQPLTEVASITEEEKPSTVLHKDGDLYVRITAEVKPEELSVISKNIGTEIKDIDLPKGVSLDTGGAAAQQADDFKDLGMTMLASIMIVYLIMVLTFKTLKAPLAILITLPLASIGAVLGLLIARVPADATALIGALMLIGIVVTNAIVLIDRVKQNEETMIIRDSILEACGTRLRPVIMTAIATICAMLPLLFGHTEDGSLVSKSLAVVVIGGLAGATVLTLVVVPVFYELLYFRKSKRQRAQQLESEEKVAQ, encoded by the coding sequence ATGCAAGCTTTAACCAATTGGGTATTCCGCAATAAGGCAGCCATGACACTATTTATCATCATCACATTGCTTATCGGCATCATCAGTTATTTCCGTCTGCCAATGGAATTCCTGCCTGAAGCAGATAATCCACAAGTGACAGTCGTCACCCTGGGACAGGGGTATGACGCCGGCTCCATGACAACGAACATCACAGAGCCTGTGGAACAGGCAGTGACATCCATTTCAGGTAAAACATCGATCCTGTCCACGACCGGGGAAGGATATTCCCAGGTGACCATCAACTTCGATTCAAAAAGCGACATGAAAGAAGCCAAAAACAAGGTCGAAGAGGCCATCAAAGGAATCCAACTTCCAGAAGGAGTCGGACAGCCACAAATCTCTCAGCTGAACACCTCGATGATCCCGATCAGTCAAGTGTCTGTGACATTTAATGACGGATTGACGAAGAAGAATCTTGATCTCGTCAATGATGAGTTCAAGCCACTCTTTGAAAATAAGGGCTCCCTGTCTCAGGTAAGCATTGCTGGAGAAAACAGCCCACGGGTCCAAATCAATCTTGATCATGACAAACTGGAGAAGTTACATATCCCGGTCAACGCAGTGATGGGCGTGCTACAAGGTCAGGATGTTTCCGCGTCTGCGGGAAGCACGACGATTGACGGTCAGAAGAGTACGATCAACGTCACGGACAATCTGACTTCCGTCGACGCGTTGAAGAACTTGCCGGTACCCCTGCAGGTCCCGAACGCTCCTGTCGTTCAATTGAAAGACATCGCCACCGTTGAAAAAGTGAAACCCGTAAACACCATCACCCGTGTGAATGGAAAAGAAGCCTTGGCATTCGTCCTGTTCAAAGAGAGTGATGCCAGTGCCGTTACGGCTGGAGAAGATGTAAAAGATACGGTCGATCAAATCAACAAGGACTATGACGGTGTGGAAGCAACCGCTCTGTTTACCACTGGTGATATGGTGGAGAACTCGGTCAACACCATGGTTCGTGAAGTAGCACTAGGTGCCCTTTTCGCAACACTTGTCATTCTTTTGTTCCTAAGAAAATTCAAGCCGACCCTGATTACCGTCGTTTCCATTCCATTATCACTCTGTATCACGCTATTCCTGCTCTGGTTATCCGGAGTCACACTGAACATCCTTACACTGGGAGGAGTCGCTGTGGCCGTCGGACGACTCGTCGATGACAGTATTGTCGTCGTCGAGAATATCTTCCGGCGCAGCCAGAATGAGAAGCTTTCCAAACAGAATGTCCTGCTCGCAACAAAGGAAGTTTCCCGTGCGATTACGTCGTCCACTCTCATCACAGTGGCCGTATTCCTGCCGATGGGACTCGTCAACGGATCGTTAAAAGCGTTCCTGCTTCCTTTCGGCTTGACTGTTACGTATTCATTACTGGCTTCCCTTCTTGTAGCCGTTACAGTCGTGCCGTTGTTAAGCCGAGGCATGCTGAAAAACACGACTTTGCCAAAACACAACACGCCGCACCGCTATGTGAATGTGCTGCGCTGGTCACTCAACCATAAATGGGTTCCCATCCTGTTAGCCATTCTTGTATTCGGAGGATCCATCGCTCTTTATATCACGTTACCGAAAGCAGCAACAAGTGCCAATGACGCCTCATTTGTAGCTGTCACTATGGAGTTCCCGAGTGATACTCCCGAAGACACAATCAAAGGGCGCACGACGGAATTCGAAGACAAGTTAGCAGGGTTTGAAGGTTACGATTACCTGATCACCCAGTACGGTGCAAGTGAAGAAAATGCCCAATACGGAGCCGTGAGTGATCCAGACACGGCGGTCTACACTGTTATCTTGAAAGAAGGAGCCGATGCGGAATCCTTCATCAAAAAAGTAAATGACACGAAAAAGAATGAAAAAGATGTGAAGATTACAGCCTCACCATCGTCCATTTTCGGGGGTTCATCCAACTCCAGCATCACCTATGATGTCGTCGGAAATGACACCAATGAACTTCTGACTACATCCAAAACGATCATGGATAAGATCAAAGATGTGGACGGAGTGAAAAAAGTATCAAGCAACCAGGAGAAAACGTCTCCGGTCTTCACCGTGAACGTCAACACGGAAAAAGCGAATGCCCAGCAAACGGCTATGCAAATCCGCTCTTTATTGAATCCACAGCCGATCGGGGCAATCAATCTCGATGATGTAACGACACCTGTATTTCTGGACGCAGGAGTCAATCCTGAATCAACGTCAGATTTGAAAGACTTGACGATCGCGACAAACTCAGGCATCCAGCCTCTTACAGAAGTGGCTTCCATAACGGAAGAAGAAAAGCCAAGTACCGTCCTGCATAAAGATGGTGACTTATATGTCCGAATCACGGCAGAGGTAAAACCTGAAGAGCTCTCGGTTATTTCGAAGAATATCGGTACCGAAATCAAGGATATCGACCTGCCAAAAGGCGTTTCCCTTGATACCGGCGGCGCCGCTGCCCAACAGGCCGACGACTTTAAGGACCTTGGCATGACAATGCTTGCATCCATCATGATTGTCTACCTGATCATGGTCCTGACCTTTAAGACGTTGAAAGCACCGCTGGCGATTCTCATTACGCTGCCACTTGCCTCAATCGGGGCCGTCCTCGGCCTGCTCATTGCCCGCGTCCCTGCAGACGCAACGGCGCTTATTGGAGCGTTAATGCTGATTGGAATCGTTGTGACAAACGCCATCGTCTTAATTGACCGCGTGAAGCAGAATGAGGAAACGATGATCATTCGTGACTCGATCCTGGAAGCGTGCGGCACCCGTCTCCGTCCGGTCATCATGACGGCGATTGCCACCATCTGTGCCATGCTTCCCCTTCTCTTCGGTCACACGGAAGATGGAAGTCTCGTCTCGAAATCTCTTGCCGTTGTCGTCATCGGAGGTCTTGCCGGTGCCACGGTGCTGACGCTTGTGGTCGTTCCTGTGTTTTATGAATTGCTGTATTTCAGGAAATCGAAACGCCAACGTGCTCAGCAGTTGGAGAGTGAGGAGAAAGTCGCTCAGTAA
- a CDS encoding alpha/beta fold hydrolase — protein sequence MWQQKLIQTDRGDFEIFEAGNGEPLCVTHLYSEFNERGYHFADRFVDDYKVYLVNLKETGNSTEVQDEEELSMSETSKDLEAIRSALGYDSWTFAGHSTGGMLGLVYAADHPDSLKRLIVGGASATNEYMDDEESIYCDENPHNNRLKEVFSILNSDDATKEERKQAGREWTKMSLNDPSRYDEYFSKPSSGRVVQKRLEYYASNELPTYDIREDISNIKTPTIVFCGKHDSQCPFVYSEEIFNLVPNSTFYIFENSNHSPHIEEKEKFNGMVKDSFHLV from the coding sequence ATGTGGCAACAAAAGTTGATCCAAACAGATCGAGGGGATTTCGAAATCTTTGAAGCGGGAAATGGTGAGCCATTATGTGTGACTCATCTGTATAGCGAGTTTAACGAGCGCGGCTACCATTTTGCTGACCGGTTTGTGGACGATTACAAAGTGTACCTTGTCAATTTGAAAGAAACGGGAAATAGCACTGAGGTTCAGGATGAAGAAGAGCTAAGTATGAGTGAAACCAGCAAGGATCTGGAAGCGATCCGATCAGCTTTAGGATATGATAGCTGGACCTTCGCCGGCCATTCCACAGGCGGGATGTTAGGGCTGGTTTATGCCGCTGATCATCCAGATTCTTTAAAACGGTTAATTGTAGGCGGGGCCTCAGCTACAAATGAATATATGGATGATGAGGAAAGCATTTATTGTGATGAAAATCCGCATAACAACCGATTGAAAGAGGTATTTTCCATCCTGAATTCCGATGATGCAACAAAAGAAGAACGGAAGCAAGCAGGCAGGGAATGGACGAAGATGTCTTTGAATGACCCAAGCAGATATGATGAATACTTTTCTAAGCCAAGCAGTGGAAGAGTGGTTCAAAAACGTTTGGAGTATTATGCTTCTAACGAACTCCCAACCTATGATATCAGAGAAGACATTTCGAACATAAAAACCCCGACCATCGTTTTTTGCGGGAAACACGACTCTCAATGCCCATTTGTGTATTCAGAGGAGATTTTCAATCTAGTGCCCAATTCAACCTTTTATATCTTTGAAAATAGTAACCATTCCCCTCATATAGAGGAAAAAGAAAAGTTCAACGGGATGGTGAAAGACTCTTTTCATTTGGTATGA
- a CDS encoding DUF402 domain-containing protein, protein MEVKEPLITRYGEKEICFVDNGYMWLQQFPFGKHHSVTTMFDANGEIVQWYIDICLENGVEDGVPWMDDLYLDIVVLPSGEVNLLDEDELEQAYKSGTISKEKYDIAHNEVKEIMSQIDNDEFRLMTLAQEHKRMLENKLK, encoded by the coding sequence GTGGAAGTGAAGGAGCCCTTAATCACCCGATATGGAGAGAAAGAAATATGCTTTGTTGATAACGGTTATATGTGGCTCCAACAGTTTCCTTTTGGGAAACATCATTCCGTCACTACCATGTTTGATGCAAATGGGGAAATCGTTCAGTGGTACATAGATATATGCCTGGAAAATGGAGTCGAGGACGGTGTTCCGTGGATGGATGATCTCTACTTGGATATTGTGGTTCTGCCATCAGGTGAGGTCAATTTATTGGATGAGGATGAGCTGGAGCAGGCGTATAAAAGTGGAACGATCTCTAAGGAGAAATATGATATAGCACACAATGAAGTGAAAGAAATTATGAGTCAGATAGATAATGATGAGTTTAGATTAATGACACTGGCTCAAGAACATAAAAGAATGTTGGAGAACAAACTTAAATAA
- a CDS encoding class I SAM-dependent methyltransferase — protein sequence MPIYNQIGKTYNTTRKADPRITHMILQQLKLKPSAAILDIGAGTGNYSYELADKGFHVIALEPSEIMRTQGKQYENLTWKEGAAEQIPLRDHSVDGIICTLASHHFHDLSLSFQEMRRVLKENGKIVIFTLDPRLCEEECWLFDYFGPVLDGAYRIHPPVKELSQLLEKQIERPVTMVPFPLPYDLADQFFFTGWRTPELYLDRDFQRGTSPLAKGEEVNQCLEHLQRDLENGYWHEKYQQVIHLNEYECGHFFLVV from the coding sequence ATGCCCATTTATAATCAAATAGGAAAAACCTATAACACGACCAGAAAAGCGGATCCTCGCATCACACACATGATCCTGCAGCAACTCAAACTGAAACCCTCCGCCGCCATATTAGACATTGGTGCAGGAACTGGTAATTACAGTTATGAACTAGCTGATAAGGGATTCCATGTCATTGCTCTTGAGCCATCAGAAATCATGAGAACCCAAGGCAAACAGTATGAGAATTTGACTTGGAAAGAGGGAGCGGCAGAACAGATTCCATTAAGGGATCATTCTGTTGACGGAATCATTTGCACACTCGCCTCTCATCATTTTCATGATTTATCCCTTAGTTTTCAGGAAATGAGAAGAGTGTTAAAGGAAAATGGCAAAATTGTCATTTTTACTTTGGATCCAAGATTATGCGAAGAGGAGTGCTGGCTGTTTGACTATTTCGGACCAGTCTTAGATGGTGCTTATAGGATTCATCCTCCAGTGAAGGAGCTGTCCCAATTACTTGAGAAACAGATCGAGCGTCCGGTTACCATGGTTCCTTTTCCATTACCTTATGATTTGGCGGATCAATTTTTCTTTACGGGATGGAGGACACCGGAGCTTTATTTAGACAGGGATTTTCAAAGGGGGACTTCTCCGCTTGCCAAGGGGGAGGAAGTGAACCAGTGCCTTGAACATTTGCAGAGGGATCTGGAGAATGGATATTGGCATGAAAAGTATCAACAGGTCATCCATTTGAATGAGTATGAGTGTGGGCATTTCTTTTTAGTCGTTTAA
- a CDS encoding class I SAM-dependent methyltransferase has translation MSKIIEYYNQFDEWGRLEREPVEFQVNWHYMRKYMPRAGSVLDNGAGPGKYSMELAKAGFRVTLTDLTPRLVDVAKGKAKELHLEEQFEGFHAADARDLHMIEDEQFDSSFMLGPMYHLQEENDRIRAVKELNRVTKKDGLVFVAFMPRIRHILTSLLSPDHWRPHDEMDNILQFSQSGCFHHADEGRFTGAYYFEIEDINPFMEANGFETIELIGSNAGTILNQGNWDYWREKGEEEVRKIIDLIIKRATDPYILGISSHLLYIGRKK, from the coding sequence CTGAGTAAGATCATTGAGTACTACAATCAATTTGATGAATGGGGAAGGCTTGAACGTGAACCAGTCGAATTTCAGGTGAATTGGCATTACATGAGAAAATATATGCCCCGTGCAGGGTCTGTTCTTGATAATGGAGCGGGGCCAGGGAAATATTCAATGGAACTTGCCAAAGCTGGGTTTAGGGTGACACTGACCGATTTGACCCCACGATTAGTTGATGTTGCGAAAGGTAAGGCAAAGGAACTTCATTTAGAAGAACAGTTTGAAGGATTTCATGCAGCAGACGCCAGGGACCTTCACATGATCGAAGATGAACAGTTTGACTCTTCCTTCATGCTTGGTCCCATGTACCATCTGCAAGAAGAAAACGACCGTATAAGAGCAGTGAAAGAATTAAATCGAGTGACGAAAAAAGATGGATTGGTCTTTGTTGCGTTTATGCCGAGGATCAGACACATCCTCACATCGCTCCTATCCCCTGACCATTGGAGGCCTCATGATGAGATGGATAATATACTGCAATTTTCCCAATCAGGATGCTTTCATCACGCAGATGAAGGGCGATTTACAGGAGCCTATTATTTCGAAATAGAAGACATTAATCCTTTTATGGAAGCGAACGGTTTTGAAACAATCGAGCTGATCGGATCAAATGCAGGCACTATTTTGAATCAAGGCAATTGGGATTACTGGAGAGAAAAAGGAGAAGAGGAAGTAAGGAAAATCATTGATTTGATTATCAAAAGAGCAACGGATCCTTATATTCTTGGCATTTCTTCTCACTTGCTTTATATCGGCCGAAAAAAATAA
- a CDS encoding VOC family protein: protein MNKVTPFLMFQNRDAEEAMNFYTSLIEDSSITNIARYGANESGDEGTVMQATFMLKGQEFMCIDSNVKHQFDFTPSFSIFLTCDTEEELDLIYGKLSEGGQALMPLGDYGFSKKFGWLNDRFGVSWQLNLPN, encoded by the coding sequence ATGAACAAGGTTACACCATTCTTAATGTTTCAAAACCGGGATGCCGAGGAAGCAATGAACTTTTACACCTCTCTGATTGAGGATTCATCCATTACCAATATAGCTCGCTATGGCGCAAATGAAAGTGGAGATGAAGGGACGGTCATGCAGGCGACGTTCATGTTGAAGGGGCAGGAGTTTATGTGCATTGACAGCAATGTGAAGCATCAGTTTGACTTCACGCCTTCTTTCTCCATCTTCCTTACATGCGATACGGAAGAAGAGCTTGATCTTATCTATGGTAAGCTGAGTGAAGGCGGTCAAGCACTCATGCCACTGGGAGATTATGGATTCAGTAAGAAATTTGGCTGGCTGAATGACCGTTTCGGGGTATCGTGGCAGCTGAATTTGCCTAATTGA